One stretch of Prinia subflava isolate CZ2003 ecotype Zambia chromosome 19, Cam_Psub_1.2, whole genome shotgun sequence DNA includes these proteins:
- the PATZ1 gene encoding POZ-, AT hook-, and zinc finger-containing protein 1 isoform X1 has translation MERVSEAAACGPSSGCYTYQVSRHSADVLHSLNQQRKNGGRFCDVLLRVGDESFPAHRAVLAACSEYFESVFSAQLGDGAGGGGGGAEGSAAEAAAGGAAAAAGGAPGGGRELEMHTISSKVFGDILDFAYTSRIVVRLESFPELMTAAKFLLMRSVIDICQEVIKQSNVQLLVPPARPDIMLFRPGAADLGFPLDMTNGASLAPNGNGIAGMPEDEATRAALTAAQSSLPVLQGVDRLPMVAGPLSPPLLASPFQNVAASAPTLSTKRGRGRPRKANLLDSMMFGSPGGLREAGILPCGLCGKVFTDANRLRQHEAQHGVTSLQLGYIDIPPPRLGENGVPGQDDPDAPRKRSRTRKQVACEICGKIFRDVYHLNRHKLSHSGEKPYSCPVCGLRFKRKDRMSYHVRSHDGSVGKPYICQSCGKGFSRPDHLNGHIKQVHTSERPHKCQQENGSHHGISSETSTSIEKLKLQETCNASFATRDRLRSHLACHEDKVPCQVCGKYLRAAYMADHLKKHSEGPSNFCTICNRGFSSASYLKVHVKTHHGVPLPQVSRHQESIPNGGAAFHCVRTYGIKEGQKCSHSDPIESSDSYGDLSDTSDLKTPEKQSTNGSFSCDLAGSKTKMETEGEKKYPCPECGSFFRSKSYLNKHIQKVHVRALGGPLGDLGPALGSPFSPQQNMSLLESFGFQIVQSAFASSLVDPEVDQQPMGPEGK, from the exons ATGGAGCGGGTGAGCGAGGCCGCCGCCTGCGGCCCCTCGTCGGGCTGCTACACCTACCAGGTGAGCCGGCACAGCGCCGACGTGCTGCACAGCCTCAACCAGCAGCGCAAGAACGGCGGCCGCTTCTGCGACGTGCTCCTACGCGTGGGCGACGAGAGCTTCCCGGCGCACCGCGCCGTGCTGGCCGCTTGCAGCGAGTACTTCGAGTCGGTGTTCAGCGCGCAGCTCGGCGACGGGGcaggtggcggcggcggcggcgcggaggGGAGcgcggcggaggcggcggccggcggggctgcggcggcggccggcggcgcccccgggggcgggcgggagcTGGAGATGCACACCATCAGCTCCAAGGTGTTCGGAGACATCCTGGACTTCGCCTATACGTCGCGCATCGTGGTCCGGCTGGAGAGCTTCCCGGAGCTCATGACGGCCGCCAAGTTCCTGCTGATGCGCTCCGTGATCGACATCTGCCAGGAGGTCATCAAGCAGTCCAACGTGCAGCTCCTCGTTCCCCCCGCACGCCCTGACATTATGCTGTTCCGTCCGGGGGCTGCTGACCTCGGCTTCCCTCTTGACATGACCAACGGTGCCAGTTTGGCACCCAATGGCAATGGCATTGCTGGCATGCCTGAAGACGAGGCCACGCGGGCTGCGCTCACCGCTGCGCAGtcctccctgcctgtcctgcagggTGTGGACCGCCTGCCCATGGTGGCAGGACCTCTGTCCCCACCACTGCTGGCCTCACCCTTCCAGAATGTTGCTGCTAGTGCCCCCACTTTAAGCACCAAGAGGGGCAGAGGGCGTCCCCGTAAAGCCAATCTCTTGGACTCCATGATGTTTGGTAGCCCGGGGGGCCTGCGAGAGGCTGGTATCCTGCCTTGTGGTCTCTGTGGGAAAGTGTTCACGGATGCTAATCGTCTTCGGCAGCACGAGGCTCAGCATGGGGTGACGAGCTTGCAGCTGGGCTACATAGACATCCCACCCCCACGACTGGGTGAAAATGGTGTTCCTGGTCAGGACGACCCCGATGCACCTCGAAAAAGAAGCAGGACGAGAAAACAGGTGGCCTGTGAGATCTGTGGCAAGATTTTTCGGGATGTGTACCACCTGAATCGGCACAAGCTGTCACACTCTGGCGAAAAGCCTTACTCTTGTCCGGTGTGTGGCTTGCGGTTCAAGCGAAAAGACAGGATGTCCTATCATGTTCGATCGCATGATGGCTCTGTGGGAAAGCCCTACATCTGCCAGAGCtgtggaaaaggcttttccag GCCAGACCACTTGAATGGACACATCAAACAGGTGCATACCTCAGAGAGACCTCACAAGTGTCAG CAGGAAAATGGCAGCCACCATGGAATAAGCTCAGAGACATCCACATCCATAGAAAAGTTGAAACTTCAAGAG ACCTGTAACGCGTCCTTTGCCACTCGCGACCGGCTGCGCTCACACCTGGCCTGCCACGAGGACAAGGTTCCGTGCCAGGTGTGTGGGAAGTACCTGCGAGCAGCCTACATGGCAGATCACCTCAAGAAACACAGCGAGGGACCAAGCAACTTCTGCACTATCTGCAACCGAG gtttctcctctgcctcctaCTTAAAGGTCCATGTTAAAACCCACCACGGTGTTCCCCTTCCCCAGGTCTCCAGGCACCAGGAGTCCATCCCGAATGGGGGAGCAGCGTTCCACTGCGTCAGGACCTATGGCATCAAAG AAGGCCAGAAATGTTCACATTCGGACCCGATTGAGAGTTCTGATTCATATGGAGACCTCTCTGACACCAGTGACCTCAAGACTCCTGAGAAACAGAGCACCAACGGGTCCTTCTCGTGTGACCTGGCaggcagcaaaaccaaaatggaGACGGAAGGAGAGAAGAAGTACCCGTGCCCTGAGTGTGGCAGCTTTTTCAGATCGAAGTCTTATCTGAACAAACACATACAGAAAGTTCACGTCAGGGCCCTTGGTGGCCCGCTGGGGGACCTGGGTCCTGCTCTGGGATCCCCCTTCTCACCCCAACAGAACATGTCTCTTCTGGAGTCATTTGGGTTTCAGATCGTCCAGTCAGCGTTTGCATCGTCCTTAGTGGATCCAGAGGTCGACCAGCAACCAATGGGGCCAGAGGGGAAATGA
- the PATZ1 gene encoding POZ-, AT hook-, and zinc finger-containing protein 1 isoform X2 — translation MERVSEAAACGPSSGCYTYQVSRHSADVLHSLNQQRKNGGRFCDVLLRVGDESFPAHRAVLAACSEYFESVFSAQLGDGAGGGGGGAEGSAAEAAAGGAAAAAGGAPGGGRELEMHTISSKVFGDILDFAYTSRIVVRLESFPELMTAAKFLLMRSVIDICQEVIKQSNVQLLVPPARPDIMLFRPGAADLGFPLDMTNGASLAPNGNGIAGMPEDEATRAALTAAQSSLPVLQGVDRLPMVAGPLSPPLLASPFQNVAASAPTLSTKRGRGRPRKANLLDSMMFGSPGGLREAGILPCGLCGKVFTDANRLRQHEAQHGVTSLQLGYIDIPPPRLGENGVPGQDDPDAPRKRSRTRKQVACEICGKIFRDVYHLNRHKLSHSGEKPYSCPVCGLRFKRKDRMSYHVRSHDGSVGKPYICQSCGKGFSRPDHLNGHIKQVHTSERPHKCQTCNASFATRDRLRSHLACHEDKVPCQVCGKYLRAAYMADHLKKHSEGPSNFCTICNRGFSSASYLKVHVKTHHGVPLPQVSRHQESIPNGGAAFHCVRTYGIKEGQKCSHSDPIESSDSYGDLSDTSDLKTPEKQSTNGSFSCDLAGSKTKMETEGEKKYPCPECGSFFRSKSYLNKHIQKVHVRALGGPLGDLGPALGSPFSPQQNMSLLESFGFQIVQSAFASSLVDPEVDQQPMGPEGK, via the exons ATGGAGCGGGTGAGCGAGGCCGCCGCCTGCGGCCCCTCGTCGGGCTGCTACACCTACCAGGTGAGCCGGCACAGCGCCGACGTGCTGCACAGCCTCAACCAGCAGCGCAAGAACGGCGGCCGCTTCTGCGACGTGCTCCTACGCGTGGGCGACGAGAGCTTCCCGGCGCACCGCGCCGTGCTGGCCGCTTGCAGCGAGTACTTCGAGTCGGTGTTCAGCGCGCAGCTCGGCGACGGGGcaggtggcggcggcggcggcgcggaggGGAGcgcggcggaggcggcggccggcggggctgcggcggcggccggcggcgcccccgggggcgggcgggagcTGGAGATGCACACCATCAGCTCCAAGGTGTTCGGAGACATCCTGGACTTCGCCTATACGTCGCGCATCGTGGTCCGGCTGGAGAGCTTCCCGGAGCTCATGACGGCCGCCAAGTTCCTGCTGATGCGCTCCGTGATCGACATCTGCCAGGAGGTCATCAAGCAGTCCAACGTGCAGCTCCTCGTTCCCCCCGCACGCCCTGACATTATGCTGTTCCGTCCGGGGGCTGCTGACCTCGGCTTCCCTCTTGACATGACCAACGGTGCCAGTTTGGCACCCAATGGCAATGGCATTGCTGGCATGCCTGAAGACGAGGCCACGCGGGCTGCGCTCACCGCTGCGCAGtcctccctgcctgtcctgcagggTGTGGACCGCCTGCCCATGGTGGCAGGACCTCTGTCCCCACCACTGCTGGCCTCACCCTTCCAGAATGTTGCTGCTAGTGCCCCCACTTTAAGCACCAAGAGGGGCAGAGGGCGTCCCCGTAAAGCCAATCTCTTGGACTCCATGATGTTTGGTAGCCCGGGGGGCCTGCGAGAGGCTGGTATCCTGCCTTGTGGTCTCTGTGGGAAAGTGTTCACGGATGCTAATCGTCTTCGGCAGCACGAGGCTCAGCATGGGGTGACGAGCTTGCAGCTGGGCTACATAGACATCCCACCCCCACGACTGGGTGAAAATGGTGTTCCTGGTCAGGACGACCCCGATGCACCTCGAAAAAGAAGCAGGACGAGAAAACAGGTGGCCTGTGAGATCTGTGGCAAGATTTTTCGGGATGTGTACCACCTGAATCGGCACAAGCTGTCACACTCTGGCGAAAAGCCTTACTCTTGTCCGGTGTGTGGCTTGCGGTTCAAGCGAAAAGACAGGATGTCCTATCATGTTCGATCGCATGATGGCTCTGTGGGAAAGCCCTACATCTGCCAGAGCtgtggaaaaggcttttccag GCCAGACCACTTGAATGGACACATCAAACAGGTGCATACCTCAGAGAGACCTCACAAGTGTCAG ACCTGTAACGCGTCCTTTGCCACTCGCGACCGGCTGCGCTCACACCTGGCCTGCCACGAGGACAAGGTTCCGTGCCAGGTGTGTGGGAAGTACCTGCGAGCAGCCTACATGGCAGATCACCTCAAGAAACACAGCGAGGGACCAAGCAACTTCTGCACTATCTGCAACCGAG gtttctcctctgcctcctaCTTAAAGGTCCATGTTAAAACCCACCACGGTGTTCCCCTTCCCCAGGTCTCCAGGCACCAGGAGTCCATCCCGAATGGGGGAGCAGCGTTCCACTGCGTCAGGACCTATGGCATCAAAG AAGGCCAGAAATGTTCACATTCGGACCCGATTGAGAGTTCTGATTCATATGGAGACCTCTCTGACACCAGTGACCTCAAGACTCCTGAGAAACAGAGCACCAACGGGTCCTTCTCGTGTGACCTGGCaggcagcaaaaccaaaatggaGACGGAAGGAGAGAAGAAGTACCCGTGCCCTGAGTGTGGCAGCTTTTTCAGATCGAAGTCTTATCTGAACAAACACATACAGAAAGTTCACGTCAGGGCCCTTGGTGGCCCGCTGGGGGACCTGGGTCCTGCTCTGGGATCCCCCTTCTCACCCCAACAGAACATGTCTCTTCTGGAGTCATTTGGGTTTCAGATCGTCCAGTCAGCGTTTGCATCGTCCTTAGTGGATCCAGAGGTCGACCAGCAACCAATGGGGCCAGAGGGGAAATGA
- the PATZ1 gene encoding POZ-, AT hook-, and zinc finger-containing protein 1 isoform X6 has product MERVSEAAACGPSSGCYTYQVSRHSADVLHSLNQQRKNGGRFCDVLLRVGDESFPAHRAVLAACSEYFESVFSAQLGDGAGGGGGGAEGSAAEAAAGGAAAAAGGAPGGGRELEMHTISSKVFGDILDFAYTSRIVVRLESFPELMTAAKFLLMRSVIDICQEVIKQSNVQLLVPPARPDIMLFRPGAADLGFPLDMTNGASLAPNGNGIAGMPEDEATRAALTAAQSSLPVLQGVDRLPMVAGPLSPPLLASPFQNVAASAPTLSTKRGRGRPRKANLLDSMMFGSPGGLREAGILPCGLCGKVFTDANRLRQHEAQHGVTSLQLGYIDIPPPRLGENGVPGQDDPDAPRKRSRTRKQVACEICGKIFRDVYHLNRHKLSHSGEKPYSCPVCGLRFKRKDRMSYHVRSHDGSVGKPYICQSCGKGFSRPDHLNGHIKQVHTSERPHKCQTCNASFATRDRLRSHLACHEDKVPCQVCGKYLRAAYMADHLKKHSEGPSNFCTICNRGLQAPGVHPEWGSSVPLRQDLWHQRQETRCSAPCCSVQSSVLWGVGLGTRKGREEGQGKSWREA; this is encoded by the exons ATGGAGCGGGTGAGCGAGGCCGCCGCCTGCGGCCCCTCGTCGGGCTGCTACACCTACCAGGTGAGCCGGCACAGCGCCGACGTGCTGCACAGCCTCAACCAGCAGCGCAAGAACGGCGGCCGCTTCTGCGACGTGCTCCTACGCGTGGGCGACGAGAGCTTCCCGGCGCACCGCGCCGTGCTGGCCGCTTGCAGCGAGTACTTCGAGTCGGTGTTCAGCGCGCAGCTCGGCGACGGGGcaggtggcggcggcggcggcgcggaggGGAGcgcggcggaggcggcggccggcggggctgcggcggcggccggcggcgcccccgggggcgggcgggagcTGGAGATGCACACCATCAGCTCCAAGGTGTTCGGAGACATCCTGGACTTCGCCTATACGTCGCGCATCGTGGTCCGGCTGGAGAGCTTCCCGGAGCTCATGACGGCCGCCAAGTTCCTGCTGATGCGCTCCGTGATCGACATCTGCCAGGAGGTCATCAAGCAGTCCAACGTGCAGCTCCTCGTTCCCCCCGCACGCCCTGACATTATGCTGTTCCGTCCGGGGGCTGCTGACCTCGGCTTCCCTCTTGACATGACCAACGGTGCCAGTTTGGCACCCAATGGCAATGGCATTGCTGGCATGCCTGAAGACGAGGCCACGCGGGCTGCGCTCACCGCTGCGCAGtcctccctgcctgtcctgcagggTGTGGACCGCCTGCCCATGGTGGCAGGACCTCTGTCCCCACCACTGCTGGCCTCACCCTTCCAGAATGTTGCTGCTAGTGCCCCCACTTTAAGCACCAAGAGGGGCAGAGGGCGTCCCCGTAAAGCCAATCTCTTGGACTCCATGATGTTTGGTAGCCCGGGGGGCCTGCGAGAGGCTGGTATCCTGCCTTGTGGTCTCTGTGGGAAAGTGTTCACGGATGCTAATCGTCTTCGGCAGCACGAGGCTCAGCATGGGGTGACGAGCTTGCAGCTGGGCTACATAGACATCCCACCCCCACGACTGGGTGAAAATGGTGTTCCTGGTCAGGACGACCCCGATGCACCTCGAAAAAGAAGCAGGACGAGAAAACAGGTGGCCTGTGAGATCTGTGGCAAGATTTTTCGGGATGTGTACCACCTGAATCGGCACAAGCTGTCACACTCTGGCGAAAAGCCTTACTCTTGTCCGGTGTGTGGCTTGCGGTTCAAGCGAAAAGACAGGATGTCCTATCATGTTCGATCGCATGATGGCTCTGTGGGAAAGCCCTACATCTGCCAGAGCtgtggaaaaggcttttccag GCCAGACCACTTGAATGGACACATCAAACAGGTGCATACCTCAGAGAGACCTCACAAGTGTCAG ACCTGTAACGCGTCCTTTGCCACTCGCGACCGGCTGCGCTCACACCTGGCCTGCCACGAGGACAAGGTTCCGTGCCAGGTGTGTGGGAAGTACCTGCGAGCAGCCTACATGGCAGATCACCTCAAGAAACACAGCGAGGGACCAAGCAACTTCTGCACTATCTGCAACCGAG GTCTCCAGGCACCAGGAGTCCATCCCGAATGGGGGAGCAGCGTTCCACTGCGTCAGGACCTATGGCATCAAAGGCAAGAGACTCGCTGCTCTGCAccttgctgctctgtgcagagctctgtgttgTGGGGTGTTGGGCTGGGCACcagaaaggggagggaggaaggacagggaaaatCCTGGAGAGAGGCTTAG
- the PATZ1 gene encoding POZ-, AT hook-, and zinc finger-containing protein 1 isoform X3: MERVSEAAACGPSSGCYTYQVSRHSADVLHSLNQQRKNGGRFCDVLLRVGDESFPAHRAVLAACSEYFESVFSAQLGDGAGGGGGGAEGSAAEAAAGGAAAAAGGAPGGGRELEMHTISSKVFGDILDFAYTSRIVVRLESFPELMTAAKFLLMRSVIDICQEVIKQSNVQLLVPPARPDIMLFRPGAADLGFPLDMTNGASLAPNGNGIAGMPEDEATRAALTAAQSSLPVLQGVDRLPMVAGPLSPPLLASPFQNVAASAPTLSTKRGRGRPRKANLLDSMMFGSPGGLREAGILPCGLCGKVFTDANRLRQHEAQHGVTSLQLGYIDIPPPRLGENGVPGQDDPDAPRKRSRTRKQVACEICGKIFRDVYHLNRHKLSHSGEKPYSCPVCGLRFKRKDRMSYHVRSHDGSVGKPYICQSCGKGFSRPDHLNGHIKQVHTSERPHKCQQENGSHHGISSETSTSIEKLKLQETCNASFATRDRLRSHLACHEDKVPCQVCGKYLRAAYMADHLKKHSEGPSNFCTICNREGQKCSHSDPIESSDSYGDLSDTSDLKTPEKQSTNGSFSCDLAGSKTKMETEGEKKYPCPECGSFFRSKSYLNKHIQKVHVRALGGPLGDLGPALGSPFSPQQNMSLLESFGFQIVQSAFASSLVDPEVDQQPMGPEGK, from the exons ATGGAGCGGGTGAGCGAGGCCGCCGCCTGCGGCCCCTCGTCGGGCTGCTACACCTACCAGGTGAGCCGGCACAGCGCCGACGTGCTGCACAGCCTCAACCAGCAGCGCAAGAACGGCGGCCGCTTCTGCGACGTGCTCCTACGCGTGGGCGACGAGAGCTTCCCGGCGCACCGCGCCGTGCTGGCCGCTTGCAGCGAGTACTTCGAGTCGGTGTTCAGCGCGCAGCTCGGCGACGGGGcaggtggcggcggcggcggcgcggaggGGAGcgcggcggaggcggcggccggcggggctgcggcggcggccggcggcgcccccgggggcgggcgggagcTGGAGATGCACACCATCAGCTCCAAGGTGTTCGGAGACATCCTGGACTTCGCCTATACGTCGCGCATCGTGGTCCGGCTGGAGAGCTTCCCGGAGCTCATGACGGCCGCCAAGTTCCTGCTGATGCGCTCCGTGATCGACATCTGCCAGGAGGTCATCAAGCAGTCCAACGTGCAGCTCCTCGTTCCCCCCGCACGCCCTGACATTATGCTGTTCCGTCCGGGGGCTGCTGACCTCGGCTTCCCTCTTGACATGACCAACGGTGCCAGTTTGGCACCCAATGGCAATGGCATTGCTGGCATGCCTGAAGACGAGGCCACGCGGGCTGCGCTCACCGCTGCGCAGtcctccctgcctgtcctgcagggTGTGGACCGCCTGCCCATGGTGGCAGGACCTCTGTCCCCACCACTGCTGGCCTCACCCTTCCAGAATGTTGCTGCTAGTGCCCCCACTTTAAGCACCAAGAGGGGCAGAGGGCGTCCCCGTAAAGCCAATCTCTTGGACTCCATGATGTTTGGTAGCCCGGGGGGCCTGCGAGAGGCTGGTATCCTGCCTTGTGGTCTCTGTGGGAAAGTGTTCACGGATGCTAATCGTCTTCGGCAGCACGAGGCTCAGCATGGGGTGACGAGCTTGCAGCTGGGCTACATAGACATCCCACCCCCACGACTGGGTGAAAATGGTGTTCCTGGTCAGGACGACCCCGATGCACCTCGAAAAAGAAGCAGGACGAGAAAACAGGTGGCCTGTGAGATCTGTGGCAAGATTTTTCGGGATGTGTACCACCTGAATCGGCACAAGCTGTCACACTCTGGCGAAAAGCCTTACTCTTGTCCGGTGTGTGGCTTGCGGTTCAAGCGAAAAGACAGGATGTCCTATCATGTTCGATCGCATGATGGCTCTGTGGGAAAGCCCTACATCTGCCAGAGCtgtggaaaaggcttttccag GCCAGACCACTTGAATGGACACATCAAACAGGTGCATACCTCAGAGAGACCTCACAAGTGTCAG CAGGAAAATGGCAGCCACCATGGAATAAGCTCAGAGACATCCACATCCATAGAAAAGTTGAAACTTCAAGAG ACCTGTAACGCGTCCTTTGCCACTCGCGACCGGCTGCGCTCACACCTGGCCTGCCACGAGGACAAGGTTCCGTGCCAGGTGTGTGGGAAGTACCTGCGAGCAGCCTACATGGCAGATCACCTCAAGAAACACAGCGAGGGACCAAGCAACTTCTGCACTATCTGCAACCGAG AAGGCCAGAAATGTTCACATTCGGACCCGATTGAGAGTTCTGATTCATATGGAGACCTCTCTGACACCAGTGACCTCAAGACTCCTGAGAAACAGAGCACCAACGGGTCCTTCTCGTGTGACCTGGCaggcagcaaaaccaaaatggaGACGGAAGGAGAGAAGAAGTACCCGTGCCCTGAGTGTGGCAGCTTTTTCAGATCGAAGTCTTATCTGAACAAACACATACAGAAAGTTCACGTCAGGGCCCTTGGTGGCCCGCTGGGGGACCTGGGTCCTGCTCTGGGATCCCCCTTCTCACCCCAACAGAACATGTCTCTTCTGGAGTCATTTGGGTTTCAGATCGTCCAGTCAGCGTTTGCATCGTCCTTAGTGGATCCAGAGGTCGACCAGCAACCAATGGGGCCAGAGGGGAAATGA
- the PATZ1 gene encoding POZ-, AT hook-, and zinc finger-containing protein 1 isoform X4 — protein MERVSEAAACGPSSGCYTYQVSRHSADVLHSLNQQRKNGGRFCDVLLRVGDESFPAHRAVLAACSEYFESVFSAQLGDGAGGGGGGAEGSAAEAAAGGAAAAAGGAPGGGRELEMHTISSKVFGDILDFAYTSRIVVRLESFPELMTAAKFLLMRSVIDICQEVIKQSNVQLLVPPARPDIMLFRPGAADLGFPLDMTNGASLAPNGNGIAGMPEDEATRAALTAAQSSLPVLQGVDRLPMVAGPLSPPLLASPFQNVAASAPTLSTKRGRGRPRKANLLDSMMFGSPGGLREAGILPCGLCGKVFTDANRLRQHEAQHGVTSLQLGYIDIPPPRLGENGVPGQDDPDAPRKRSRTRKQVACEICGKIFRDVYHLNRHKLSHSGEKPYSCPVCGLRFKRKDRMSYHVRSHDGSVGKPYICQSCGKGFSRPDHLNGHIKQVHTSERPHKCQTCNASFATRDRLRSHLACHEDKVPCQVCGKYLRAAYMADHLKKHSEGPSNFCTICNREGQKCSHSDPIESSDSYGDLSDTSDLKTPEKQSTNGSFSCDLAGSKTKMETEGEKKYPCPECGSFFRSKSYLNKHIQKVHVRALGGPLGDLGPALGSPFSPQQNMSLLESFGFQIVQSAFASSLVDPEVDQQPMGPEGK, from the exons ATGGAGCGGGTGAGCGAGGCCGCCGCCTGCGGCCCCTCGTCGGGCTGCTACACCTACCAGGTGAGCCGGCACAGCGCCGACGTGCTGCACAGCCTCAACCAGCAGCGCAAGAACGGCGGCCGCTTCTGCGACGTGCTCCTACGCGTGGGCGACGAGAGCTTCCCGGCGCACCGCGCCGTGCTGGCCGCTTGCAGCGAGTACTTCGAGTCGGTGTTCAGCGCGCAGCTCGGCGACGGGGcaggtggcggcggcggcggcgcggaggGGAGcgcggcggaggcggcggccggcggggctgcggcggcggccggcggcgcccccgggggcgggcgggagcTGGAGATGCACACCATCAGCTCCAAGGTGTTCGGAGACATCCTGGACTTCGCCTATACGTCGCGCATCGTGGTCCGGCTGGAGAGCTTCCCGGAGCTCATGACGGCCGCCAAGTTCCTGCTGATGCGCTCCGTGATCGACATCTGCCAGGAGGTCATCAAGCAGTCCAACGTGCAGCTCCTCGTTCCCCCCGCACGCCCTGACATTATGCTGTTCCGTCCGGGGGCTGCTGACCTCGGCTTCCCTCTTGACATGACCAACGGTGCCAGTTTGGCACCCAATGGCAATGGCATTGCTGGCATGCCTGAAGACGAGGCCACGCGGGCTGCGCTCACCGCTGCGCAGtcctccctgcctgtcctgcagggTGTGGACCGCCTGCCCATGGTGGCAGGACCTCTGTCCCCACCACTGCTGGCCTCACCCTTCCAGAATGTTGCTGCTAGTGCCCCCACTTTAAGCACCAAGAGGGGCAGAGGGCGTCCCCGTAAAGCCAATCTCTTGGACTCCATGATGTTTGGTAGCCCGGGGGGCCTGCGAGAGGCTGGTATCCTGCCTTGTGGTCTCTGTGGGAAAGTGTTCACGGATGCTAATCGTCTTCGGCAGCACGAGGCTCAGCATGGGGTGACGAGCTTGCAGCTGGGCTACATAGACATCCCACCCCCACGACTGGGTGAAAATGGTGTTCCTGGTCAGGACGACCCCGATGCACCTCGAAAAAGAAGCAGGACGAGAAAACAGGTGGCCTGTGAGATCTGTGGCAAGATTTTTCGGGATGTGTACCACCTGAATCGGCACAAGCTGTCACACTCTGGCGAAAAGCCTTACTCTTGTCCGGTGTGTGGCTTGCGGTTCAAGCGAAAAGACAGGATGTCCTATCATGTTCGATCGCATGATGGCTCTGTGGGAAAGCCCTACATCTGCCAGAGCtgtggaaaaggcttttccag GCCAGACCACTTGAATGGACACATCAAACAGGTGCATACCTCAGAGAGACCTCACAAGTGTCAG ACCTGTAACGCGTCCTTTGCCACTCGCGACCGGCTGCGCTCACACCTGGCCTGCCACGAGGACAAGGTTCCGTGCCAGGTGTGTGGGAAGTACCTGCGAGCAGCCTACATGGCAGATCACCTCAAGAAACACAGCGAGGGACCAAGCAACTTCTGCACTATCTGCAACCGAG AAGGCCAGAAATGTTCACATTCGGACCCGATTGAGAGTTCTGATTCATATGGAGACCTCTCTGACACCAGTGACCTCAAGACTCCTGAGAAACAGAGCACCAACGGGTCCTTCTCGTGTGACCTGGCaggcagcaaaaccaaaatggaGACGGAAGGAGAGAAGAAGTACCCGTGCCCTGAGTGTGGCAGCTTTTTCAGATCGAAGTCTTATCTGAACAAACACATACAGAAAGTTCACGTCAGGGCCCTTGGTGGCCCGCTGGGGGACCTGGGTCCTGCTCTGGGATCCCCCTTCTCACCCCAACAGAACATGTCTCTTCTGGAGTCATTTGGGTTTCAGATCGTCCAGTCAGCGTTTGCATCGTCCTTAGTGGATCCAGAGGTCGACCAGCAACCAATGGGGCCAGAGGGGAAATGA